A region of the Apium graveolens cultivar Ventura chromosome 6, ASM990537v1, whole genome shotgun sequence genome:
CTCGACCGAATTCGAAGAGTTAGTTTATAAGAAGAAGGATTTTGAGAAAGAGGCGGGTAATGTGGCTTATAAGAAGAAGGATTTTGAGAATGCGATTAAGTGTTATAGTCAGGCTGTTGAATTGGATGATACGGATATTTCATTTTTGACAAATAGGGCTGCTGTTTATTTGGAAATGGGGAAGGTATGTTGTTAAACATTCAATCTTTATGCATTACGTATTTGAAAATTGAATTGTTTTTTGTAATTTAGCGTGCTTAAAGTTTGATATATTCTTTTTTGTTATTGTGATAGTCTATACTTGGTTTGGAGATAATTTGAATAAATTTGACAACTTGTGCTTGCTAGGTTGTTGTTATTTGAAGGCTTTCTGTAGAAATATTTACTGTTCTAGTACTGTTATTTGCTAAACTTTTTTTTAAAACTCGAAATTAAGCAAAGTATTAATTTAATTCGCAGTTTTATCATCCAAATAAAATTGTTAAGTCTAATTTTTTGTGTTACATGAATAAGTTATGCATTTGatttaatttgattattttatttatattatctGATCTAATaataaattgataatatttttGTATGCTATATATCATGAAATCCTATATGCTCCTACCACACCTTTAATTGCTTCTTAGTTCTTTGGGCATATCCTACTCAGGTTATTGAGTGTGCCATTGGAATCGAATTTTACTCATAATAGGAAGTCACTTTAGGTTAAAGAAGCCGGATTAAAAAATGTTGCTACTGAAACTTTTATTTCAGTTAAGATGTAAAAATACTATTAAAATCTGCTTTTAATTTAGTTAACGAATTCCACCAGTATGAGAAGTGCATTAAAGATTGCGACAAAGCTGTTGAAAGAGGCAGAAAACTCATATTAGACTTCAAGATGATTGCAAAGGCTTTGACGAGGAATGGGACTGCTTTGGTGAAAATGGCCAAATGCTCCAAGGACTATGAACCTGCCATTGAGACATTTCAGAAAGCTTTGACAGAGCATCGTAATCTGGATACACTGAAGAAACTTAATGATGCTGAGAAAGTAAAGAAAGATCTAGAGCAACTGGAGTATTTTGATCCAAAAATAGCAGACGAGGAGCGAGAGAAAGGTAAtacatttttttctttttacCCTGGGGTTACCCGTATAATGCTATACTTCAATATGATCTACTCCCTTTATAATGCTACACCTTAATATAATCTGTTGCATGAGTGGTTAACGGATAACATGTTCCACCAGGTAACAAATTTTTTAAGCAGCAAAAGTATCCCGAAGCAATTAAGCAGTAAACAGAATCATTGAGGAGGAATCCAAAGGATCATAAGTTTTGTCAATGTCATAATTAATATGCTGTTAATAAATTGTGTTTATGTGGGTATGTGATAGAATTGCGTTGCATCTTTTACATCTACCTGTTACTAACTTGTACAGGCATGCAGCAACAAAGCAACTTGCTATACAAAACTAGGGGCATTACCCGAGGGATTGAAGGATTCAGAGAAGTGTATTGAGTTTGATCCCACATTCTCCAAGGGATATACCAGAAAAGGTGTTGCACAATTTCTCATGAAAGATTATGACAAAGCTTTGGAAATATATCAAGCAGGGTTGAAACACGATCCACACAACCAAGAACTATTGGATGGTGTTAATAGGTACACTATCTTGACTGTCTTGAATAAAGACACTGTTTATTATGTAGCACTTTCACTGATTGTTGTTTCAATTGTGCTGTCATCTGTTTGGATATCCATGACAGATTTATATTTGGATTATGTATTATGGAATGCTCTCGTTCTTGGAACCATTTATGGACAAATTGGTAGAATATGGGATGGAGAAGTTGGTCAATGATACTTCGACTTCACTTCATGGGAAGAGTTTGATTCTTCTTGATGGAGAACTAGTTGGAGTTTGTCAAGATTCAGCCTCATTTATTGCAGAATTATGAGAAGTATGAGACGCAGAAAAGAAGTACCAAGACAGGTACCCTAAACATTTTTTACTAGGGCCATGTCAGTTTTGGTAGGTTATTCTAGTTACCATTTTAAGTTTTATAACAGATATCTCCATCAATTCCGCTTGTGCATTGTTGTCTTTTTTTGAGGTTCAGAGCTCTAGTGGTCTTTGATTTAATTGATTTTGACTTAGGCTAGCATGGAGAGTGAAAAGACGAGAAAAAATCTCACATTGTATCAAACGTAAGATGCTACATCATTCGAATAAAACTCCATATGATGTGAAATATCCTTTTAATACAATTAAATAGGATCTTTCACATCATCAGGGTCTATAAGTTTTATCCGAATGAAGTAGCATTTTATGTCTGATGCATTGTTAGTTATTTTTCCCCTACTGCTCTTGGAAGATCAACCTCGACGAGTCCGATAATTCGGGAAACGTAGCTGCAGAGTTCGTCAAGTCAATAGAAGCTATCAAGTGGTCTACTGATGTCAAACGTGACAGGTCCGACAAGTTTTATGAGtctatttattaattttgtgtTGTCTTTATTTAAAACATTAAAATTTTGCATATTACTCTATTTT
Encoded here:
- the LOC141667472 gene encoding hsp70-Hsp90 organizing protein-like isoform X1 gives rise to the protein MEELNQTWSMTTFVYGLKSMLSCSLQIRGFEKQMEKWMGACDCIISKVCLIFSPETIYLIQFQTCTNSASWFFGWTSYNCKKTSTEFEELVYKKKDFEKEAGNVAYKKKDFENAIKCYSQAVELDDTDISFLTNRAAVYLEMGKYEKCIKDCDKAVERGRKLILDFKMIAKALTRNGTALVKMAKCSKDYEPAIETFQKALTEHRNLDTLKKLNDAEKVKKDLEQLEYFDPKIADEEREKGMQQQSNLLYKTRGITRGIEGFREVY
- the LOC141667472 gene encoding hsp70-Hsp90 organizing protein-like isoform X3, encoding MEELNQTWSMTTFVYGLKSMLSCSLQIRGFEKQMEKWMGACDCIISKVCLIFSPETIYLIQFQTCTNSASWFFGWTSYNCKKTSTEFEELVYKKKDFEKEAGNVAYKKKDFENAIKCYSQAVELDDTDISFLTNRAAVYLEMGKYEKCIKDCDKAVERGRKLILDFKMIAKALTRNGTALVKMAKCSKDYEPAIETFQKALTEHRNLDTLKKLNDAEKVKKDLEQLEYFDPKIADEEREKATKQLAIQN
- the LOC141667472 gene encoding hsp70-Hsp90 organizing protein-like isoform X2, which produces MEELNQTWSMTTFVYGLKSMLSCSLQIRGFEKQMEKWMGACDCIISKVCLIFSPETIYLIQFQTCTNSASWFFGWTSYNCKKTSTEFEELVYKKKDFEKEAGNVAYKKKDFENAIKCYSQAVELDDTDISFLTNRAAVYLEMGKYEKCIKDCDKAVERGRKLILDFKMIAKALTRNGTALVKMAKCSKDYEPAIETFQKALTEHRNLDTLKKLNDAEKVKKDLEQLEYFDPKIADEEREKGNKFFKQQKYPEAIKQ